The following proteins are encoded in a genomic region of Dialister hominis:
- the miaA gene encoding tRNA (adenosine(37)-N6)-dimethylallyltransferase MiaA — translation MKEKLITILGPTASGKSEVGIEIAKALGSSITSGDAFQVYKEMDIGTAKVTKEEMQGIPHYLVDCIDPREPYSAADFQKKASEIITRENKEGRIPVLVGGTGLYIQSLLEGYSFLPKSDQRKKWHDFYLANGKEGLERELKKAGVREIPDDPQRMLRKLELIDAEGRDLSPEKSQSLIYDGPVIGIAMDRAVLYDRINKRVCHMMQDGLYDEVQELLDSGIPETAQSLKAIGYREMVQCIKGELSIEEAEALIQKNTRHFAKRQITWYKRMPYIHWYERNEFNQDTWCKEITDYVISYFRGECEDGR, via the coding sequence ATGAAGGAAAAGCTTATAACCATACTAGGGCCGACTGCTTCTGGTAAATCAGAGGTCGGGATTGAGATTGCAAAAGCGCTGGGGTCTTCCATTACTTCCGGCGATGCATTCCAGGTCTACAAGGAAATGGATATTGGAACGGCCAAAGTGACAAAAGAAGAAATGCAGGGAATCCCTCATTATCTTGTCGACTGTATCGATCCCAGAGAACCCTATTCCGCTGCTGATTTTCAGAAGAAAGCTTCAGAAATCATAACAAGAGAAAATAAAGAAGGAAGAATTCCTGTCCTTGTGGGAGGAACAGGGCTTTATATCCAGTCGCTTCTGGAAGGATATTCTTTCCTGCCTAAGTCTGATCAGCGGAAAAAGTGGCATGACTTTTATTTGGCCAATGGGAAAGAAGGCCTTGAAAGAGAACTTAAGAAAGCAGGCGTCAGGGAAATTCCTGATGATCCGCAGAGAATGCTGAGAAAACTGGAGCTGATTGATGCAGAAGGCAGGGATTTATCCCCGGAAAAGAGCCAATCTCTCATTTATGATGGTCCAGTTATAGGGATTGCTATGGACAGAGCGGTCTTATATGATAGAATAAATAAGCGAGTCTGTCATATGATGCAGGACGGATTATATGATGAAGTTCAAGAACTTCTGGATTCAGGCATTCCGGAAACAGCCCAGTCACTGAAGGCCATTGGCTATCGGGAAATGGTTCAGTGCATAAAAGGCGAGCTCTCTATTGAAGAGGCAGAAGCTCTCATCCAGAAAAACACTCGCCATTTCGCAAAACGGCAGATTACATGGTATAAGAGAATGCCGTATATTCACTGGTATGAGAGAAATGAGTTTAACCAGGACACGTGGTGTAAGGAAATCACGGATTATGTCATTTCATATTTTAGAGGAGAATGTGAAGATGGAAGGTAA
- a CDS encoding class I SAM-dependent methyltransferase: protein MKIAATTISDAPGLIREKAKERAKALAIPYLEREDKLEEMAEKYKAEGFLIYGRRLPSFKTKDGEYHFHLGTSVLRTRQILAGNEDRLCRLLPKEGPCRVLDCTFGHANDSTTISWFLGDRGSVTALEKSTALYEIGRAGIESYQDKDPALTDAVRRIYLIHADFKEYLKNIPEKSFDVVYFDPMFRHPVQAKVNDMTGFREAAAYDKLDDETILLAMRAARARVIVKERPFSLLFKKDFFTRIEAKKGQTTAYGVIDLS from the coding sequence ATGAAGATTGCTGCAACAACAATCTCGGATGCTCCGGGACTGATCCGAGAAAAGGCAAAAGAGCGTGCAAAAGCTTTGGCTATCCCTTACCTTGAGAGAGAAGACAAGCTTGAAGAGATGGCAGAGAAGTACAAGGCAGAAGGTTTCCTGATTTATGGCAGGCGCCTTCCTTCGTTTAAGACGAAAGACGGGGAATACCATTTTCATTTAGGGACATCCGTCCTCCGCACGCGCCAGATTCTTGCGGGGAATGAGGACCGCTTATGCAGGCTGCTTCCAAAGGAAGGACCCTGCCGCGTCCTTGACTGTACCTTTGGCCATGCGAATGATTCCACGACGATTTCCTGGTTCTTAGGGGACAGGGGAAGCGTCACAGCCTTGGAGAAAAGCACTGCGCTTTATGAAATAGGAAGGGCCGGCATAGAATCTTATCAGGATAAAGACCCTGCGCTGACGGATGCCGTTCGGAGAATCTATTTGATTCATGCTGATTTCAAGGAATATCTGAAAAATATTCCAGAGAAAAGTTTTGATGTCGTTTACTTTGATCCTATGTTCCGGCATCCTGTGCAGGCAAAAGTCAATGATATGACAGGCTTTCGGGAAGCAGCCGCTTATGACAAGCTTGATGACGAGACGATTCTGCTGGCCATGCGCGCGGCCAGGGCGCGTGTGATTGTCAAGGAGCGCCCGTTTTCATTGCTTTTCAAGAAGGACTTTTTTACAAGGATTGAAGCCAAAAAGGGGCAGACCACGGCATACGGGGTGATTGATTTATCATGA
- the miaB gene encoding tRNA (N6-isopentenyl adenosine(37)-C2)-methylthiotransferase MiaB, whose amino-acid sequence MGKKYYTITYGCQMNESDTERINGQLEELGYRPAEEMEDADIVIMNTCSVRQNAEEKVYGKIGEIKKLKDKNPDMLLGIAGCMAQENKGKLIERMPIIDFVIGPYHIHDLKDIVSKENARGGHVVKTERNPHSVEDYSELKSVRKSKIFAWVPIMQGCNKFCTYCIVPYVRGREISRTIDDISNEIQTLADEGYKEVTLLGQNVNSYGLDFRNGTDFGDLIRAIDKIDGIERVRYMTSHPRDMTFEMIDAMAESSKVVRHMHLPVQHGSNEMLKKMNRGYTIEHFKELLSYVRSKMPDIVVTTDLITGFPGETEEMHQETLALLKEVRFDSAYTFIYSPRTGTPAARMEDQIDSDTKHRRLQELMDVENEVSLELNKEMEGKTYSIIVEGPSKQDPMNWYGRTSGNKMILFPYKEGISVGDIVDVKVDTAQTWVLKGELI is encoded by the coding sequence ATGGGGAAAAAATATTATACGATTACATATGGATGCCAGATGAATGAATCTGACACAGAACGTATTAACGGACAGCTGGAAGAACTGGGATATCGGCCGGCTGAAGAAATGGAAGACGCAGACATCGTCATCATGAATACATGCAGCGTCCGCCAGAATGCGGAAGAAAAAGTGTATGGGAAAATCGGTGAAATCAAGAAGCTGAAGGACAAGAACCCGGACATGCTTCTGGGAATCGCCGGCTGCATGGCGCAGGAAAACAAGGGCAAGCTGATTGAAAGAATGCCGATCATTGATTTTGTTATCGGACCATACCATATTCATGATCTGAAAGATATCGTTTCCAAGGAAAATGCACGCGGCGGCCATGTCGTCAAGACAGAAAGAAATCCACACAGCGTTGAAGATTACAGCGAATTGAAGTCTGTCAGAAAGTCTAAGATTTTCGCATGGGTTCCGATCATGCAGGGATGCAATAAGTTCTGTACTTACTGCATCGTTCCCTATGTTAGAGGCCGTGAAATCAGCCGTACGATTGATGACATTTCCAATGAAATCCAGACTCTTGCCGATGAAGGATATAAGGAAGTTACACTTCTCGGGCAGAATGTCAATTCTTACGGGCTCGATTTCAGGAACGGAACCGATTTCGGCGACTTGATCCGTGCTATCGATAAAATTGATGGCATTGAAAGAGTACGCTACATGACATCCCATCCAAGAGATATGACATTCGAAATGATTGATGCCATGGCAGAATCGTCGAAGGTTGTCCGTCATATGCATCTTCCTGTCCAGCACGGATCCAATGAAATGCTGAAGAAGATGAACCGCGGCTATACGATTGAACATTTCAAGGAACTCCTTTCCTACGTAAGAAGCAAAATGCCTGATATTGTCGTAACAACAGATCTTATTACAGGCTTCCCGGGGGAAACGGAAGAAATGCATCAGGAAACGCTGGCCCTCTTGAAGGAAGTCCGTTTCGATTCCGCTTATACATTTATTTATTCTCCAAGAACCGGAACGCCTGCAGCAAGAATGGAAGACCAGATCGATTCTGATACCAAGCACAGACGTCTGCAGGAACTGATGGATGTGGAAAATGAAGTCAGCCTTGAACTCAATAAGGAAATGGAAGGAAAGACATATTCCATTATCGTAGAAGGCCCTTCCAAGCAGGATCCGATGAACTGGTATGGAAGAACTTCAGGAAACAAAATGATCTTATTCCCGTACAAGGAAGGAATTTCCGTCGGAGATATTGTTGACGTTAAAGTTGACACAGCGCAGACCTGGGTTCTCAAGGGAGAACTGATCTGA
- the hfq gene encoding RNA chaperone Hfq, which produces MEGKMNLQDTFLNEARKENAPVSIFLMNGVQLKGKVKSFDSFTVLLVSENRSQLIYKHAISTIQRI; this is translated from the coding sequence ATGGAAGGTAAAATGAATCTGCAGGATACATTTTTAAATGAAGCCAGGAAAGAAAATGCGCCTGTCAGCATTTTTTTGATGAATGGAGTTCAACTGAAGGGCAAGGTAAAGTCCTTTGACAGCTTTACCGTGCTTCTTGTAAGCGAAAATCGTTCGCAGCTGATTTACAAGCATGCTATTTCTACAATACAAAGGATCTGA
- the mutS gene encoding DNA mismatch repair protein MutS, with amino-acid sequence MDQYKEIKEGYKDCLLFYRLGDFYELFYDDAYTASHELELTLTGKNAGAEGRVPMCGVPYHAAEVYIYRLIQKGYKVAICEQLEDPKKAKGLVKRDVIRVITPGTILFENAIADKSNNYLACLLEKDKKIHMVLCDISTGESWWGIWNLKKEQDDFLDVLSVYNPAELVCGVSDDFYRQLTSFCSSRLGSCLVTRMPETDETCKAPSIAESIEDENVRMAFGYLADYLQNVMRDNLPEFHSVQPIREDHTLILSDQCIRNLEITRNMRDGGRRGTLLELLDHTHTAMGARLLRRWLERPLVDVNGIILRQDGIEELTNHAMELTQLEELLSQVFDFERILGRIEANVTSPKDLLALKATLKIVPQIKNLLASSSSVILKKLNGQMKVHEAVFDLLDRAMNENGTGNIKDGKYIKKGFSEELDEIRSLSEDSQEYIAKLEEEEKEKTGIKLKIGFNNVFGYYFEISNANKIPVPEYYVRKQTLVNAERYITPELKEFEAKALSAKEKTEELELKIYQMVKAEIRPEIPDMQRTASALAGIDCIASLARAALKDRYVRPQILPQKEGRISISDGRHPMVEHALNHEMFVPNDTELNHDNQEILVITGPNMAGKSTYMRQVAVLTIMAQIGSFIPAKSGMFSPVDRIFTRIGATDDISTGQSTFMVEMQEVSYILRNATRNSLILLDEIGRGTSTYDGMSIARAVVEYIDQKIHGFTLFATHYHELSDMADGSSKIKNYTVTVKERGKDVMFLRRIVPGCADRSYGIHVARLAGLPESLLKRADDILEGLEGSDGKGYHAPSAPSNEARETGFDLFASPIINELADLDVMSKTPIEAMEILFRLSKEAKESR; translated from the coding sequence ATGGATCAATACAAAGAGATAAAAGAGGGATACAAGGACTGCCTGCTCTTTTACCGTCTGGGTGATTTTTACGAATTGTTTTATGATGACGCGTACACGGCTTCTCATGAACTGGAATTGACCCTGACAGGGAAGAATGCAGGTGCAGAAGGCCGCGTTCCTATGTGCGGCGTGCCGTACCATGCGGCCGAGGTTTATATTTACCGTTTGATTCAAAAGGGGTATAAAGTAGCCATCTGCGAACAGCTTGAAGATCCTAAGAAGGCAAAGGGACTCGTTAAGCGCGATGTCATCCGCGTCATTACGCCGGGAACCATTCTCTTTGAAAATGCCATTGCGGATAAATCCAACAACTATCTGGCCTGTCTGCTTGAGAAAGACAAGAAGATCCATATGGTCCTCTGTGATATTTCAACAGGCGAAAGCTGGTGGGGGATCTGGAATCTGAAAAAGGAGCAGGACGATTTCCTGGATGTCCTTTCTGTATATAATCCGGCAGAACTCGTATGCGGCGTATCTGATGATTTCTACCGCCAGCTGACATCCTTCTGTTCATCACGCCTTGGAAGCTGTCTTGTCACGAGAATGCCTGAAACGGATGAAACGTGCAAGGCACCTTCAATCGCGGAATCGATTGAGGATGAAAATGTACGCATGGCCTTTGGATACCTGGCGGATTACCTGCAGAATGTCATGAGAGACAACCTGCCGGAATTCCATTCCGTGCAGCCGATCAGGGAAGATCATACGCTGATTCTTTCCGACCAGTGCATCAGGAATCTTGAAATCACCAGGAATATGAGGGACGGCGGAAGAAGAGGGACACTTCTTGAGCTTCTTGACCACACGCATACGGCAATGGGGGCAAGACTTTTGCGCCGCTGGCTTGAAAGGCCTCTGGTGGATGTGAATGGAATCATCCTTCGTCAGGACGGGATTGAAGAACTTACGAATCATGCCATGGAATTGACACAGCTCGAGGAGCTGCTTTCTCAGGTTTTTGACTTTGAAAGAATCCTTGGCCGTATCGAAGCCAATGTCACCTCGCCGAAGGATTTGCTGGCACTCAAAGCAACGCTCAAGATTGTGCCGCAGATCAAGAATCTCCTTGCATCTTCCAGTTCAGTCATCTTGAAAAAGCTGAACGGACAGATGAAAGTGCATGAAGCCGTTTTTGACCTTCTGGATCGTGCGATGAATGAAAACGGCACAGGGAATATCAAGGACGGCAAGTACATAAAGAAGGGCTTTTCCGAGGAACTTGACGAAATCCGCTCTTTGTCGGAAGACAGCCAGGAATATATAGCAAAGCTGGAAGAAGAGGAAAAAGAGAAGACGGGCATCAAGCTGAAGATTGGCTTCAATAATGTCTTTGGCTATTACTTTGAAATCTCCAATGCCAATAAGATTCCTGTTCCCGAGTATTATGTGAGAAAACAGACGCTGGTCAATGCGGAAAGATATATTACCCCCGAGCTGAAGGAATTCGAGGCTAAAGCGCTCTCCGCCAAGGAAAAGACCGAAGAGCTCGAACTTAAGATCTACCAGATGGTCAAAGCGGAAATACGCCCGGAAATTCCGGATATGCAGAGAACAGCTTCTGCTCTGGCGGGTATTGACTGCATAGCAAGCCTTGCAAGGGCAGCTCTGAAGGACCGTTATGTAAGACCGCAGATCCTCCCGCAGAAGGAAGGCCGCATTTCCATTTCTGATGGAAGGCATCCGATGGTAGAACATGCACTCAATCATGAAATGTTTGTACCAAACGATACAGAACTGAATCATGATAATCAGGAAATCCTGGTTATCACAGGGCCCAACATGGCAGGCAAGTCGACATACATGCGTCAGGTTGCCGTTTTGACGATTATGGCGCAGATCGGATCCTTCATACCGGCAAAAAGCGGTATGTTTTCTCCTGTCGACCGCATATTCACAAGGATCGGAGCCACGGATGATATATCGACCGGGCAGAGTACGTTCATGGTGGAAATGCAGGAAGTATCGTATATTCTCCGCAATGCTACCAGAAACAGCCTGATTCTTCTTGATGAAATCGGGAGAGGCACGAGCACATATGACGGCATGAGCATTGCAAGAGCCGTTGTCGAATACATTGACCAAAAGATTCATGGCTTTACTTTGTTTGCTACGCACTATCATGAATTATCAGATATGGCAGATGGCAGCAGCAAGATCAAGAATTATACGGTAACAGTGAAGGAGCGCGGAAAGGATGTCATGTTCCTCCGCCGCATCGTTCCAGGCTGCGCAGACAGAAGCTACGGTATCCATGTCGCAAGACTTGCCGGGCTTCCCGAATCTCTCCTGAAAAGAGCCGACGATATTCTTGAAGGACTGGAGGGATCGGATGGCAAGGGATACCATGCGCCTTCTGCTCCTTCTAATGAAGCAAGAGAAACCGGCTTTGATCTTTTTGCATCGCCCATCATCAATGAACTGGCAGACCTTGATGTCATGAGCAAGACACCGATTGAAGCCATGGAGATTTTATTCCGCCTGAGTAAGGAAGCAAAGGAGAGCCGATAA
- the ribH gene encoding 6,7-dimethyl-8-ribityllumazine synthase, giving the protein MNIISGLFNESEIRVGIVASRFNEVIVSKLIDGAVDGLTRHGVDMDKVDLAWVPGAFEIPLASKKMAESGKYDAVICLGAVIRGETDHYEHVATEVTKGVAMASLSSGIPVLYGVLTTDTIEQAVNRAGLKSGNKGFECAMDALEMASLFKKLGK; this is encoded by the coding sequence GTGAATATTATTTCCGGACTTTTTAATGAAAGTGAAATCAGAGTAGGAATTGTAGCATCCCGTTTCAATGAAGTCATCGTCAGCAAGCTCATTGACGGAGCCGTAGACGGACTTACCCGTCATGGCGTCGATATGGATAAAGTAGATCTGGCATGGGTGCCAGGCGCTTTCGAAATCCCGCTGGCTTCCAAGAAAATGGCTGAATCAGGAAAATATGATGCTGTCATCTGCCTTGGCGCAGTCATCCGCGGTGAAACAGATCATTATGAACATGTAGCAACCGAAGTGACAAAGGGTGTTGCTATGGCATCGCTTTCGAGCGGCATTCCTGTTCTCTACGGCGTATTGACCACCGATACGATTGAACAGGCTGTCAACAGAGCAGGGCTCAAGTCCGGCAACAAGGGCTTTGAATGCGCTATGGATGCTCTTGAAATGGCAAGCCTTTTCAAGAAGCTTGGAAAGTAA
- the mutL gene encoding DNA mismatch repair endonuclease MutL, producing the protein MGLIHVLDEVTANQIAAGEVVERPVNVVKELVENSVDAGAHEVEIEIADGGMTYIRVTDNGSGMTAEDAKMSIIRHATSKISNVDNIYHIASLGFRGEALPSIMSVSRSSITTRRPEDVEGTVIDIKGGVVEDVHAAGTPAGTTVEVRELFYNVPARKKFLKSERTESARINTMVGKLALANPDVAFRLINNGRVVIETPGNGRLLDVVSALYGVKTAGEMLEVKEEGENIFLNGLISKPSLLKSSRQFQTLIINRRVIESSVISKAVDNAYHSLLPKNGYPLLVLSFDVPPESIDVNVHPQKREIKFSDEQMAFRTVYHAVLRTLTSQSDADSIAREMIKDPGHQVLGEMDVNPVNVKVEDQKPLHDIGLAMETGEAKTPSVPDSWRAHLEEYSQQQKGSSSSGTGKNSETMRETFQPSVGSREILSDKPFFKREDQEDHQESKDQKTISEGVLFESEKEEAETVIPLGQVADCFILCQHGKDLFIIDQHAAHERVRYDKLAERAEGIPVQKLLIPHLIHVEPDDILILQDHENELLKLGITFEQAGPDVIRVTGVPEDFADDELLRVIRDILVAYHDEDMVSPETLRHRMMAYAACRGAIKRGDPLNIRQMKELITDLFHTSRPFVCPHGRPTIVRFTPEELGRLFKRP; encoded by the coding sequence ATGGGATTAATTCATGTTCTTGATGAAGTTACGGCGAATCAGATTGCTGCAGGAGAAGTCGTCGAGCGTCCGGTCAATGTCGTCAAAGAGCTGGTGGAAAATTCTGTCGATGCAGGCGCTCATGAAGTGGAAATAGAAATTGCAGACGGCGGTATGACTTACATCCGTGTGACGGATAACGGCTCTGGAATGACTGCAGAAGATGCCAAGATGTCCATTATCCGCCACGCCACAAGCAAAATTTCCAATGTGGATAACATTTATCACATTGCCTCCCTGGGATTCCGCGGGGAAGCGCTTCCAAGCATTATGTCCGTTTCAAGATCATCCATCACGACAAGAAGACCGGAAGATGTTGAAGGAACGGTCATTGATATCAAGGGCGGCGTTGTTGAAGATGTGCATGCCGCCGGAACGCCAGCCGGCACAACGGTTGAGGTCAGGGAGCTTTTCTATAACGTTCCGGCGAGGAAGAAATTCCTGAAATCAGAAAGAACGGAATCGGCTAGAATCAATACGATGGTGGGAAAACTGGCCCTTGCCAATCCAGATGTTGCTTTCCGCCTGATCAATAATGGAAGAGTCGTCATTGAAACACCGGGCAACGGAAGACTTCTAGACGTTGTCTCTGCTTTATACGGTGTAAAGACAGCCGGTGAAATGCTTGAAGTCAAAGAAGAAGGGGAAAATATCTTCCTTAACGGACTGATTTCGAAACCATCGCTCTTAAAGAGCAGCCGCCAGTTCCAGACGCTGATCATCAATCGGAGAGTTATTGAAAGTTCTGTCATTTCAAAAGCCGTGGACAATGCATACCATTCACTTCTTCCAAAGAATGGCTATCCGCTTCTTGTCCTTTCTTTTGATGTGCCGCCGGAAAGCATCGATGTCAATGTGCATCCTCAGAAAAGGGAAATCAAGTTTTCTGATGAACAGATGGCATTCCGCACGGTCTACCATGCCGTTTTAAGGACGCTCACATCCCAGTCGGATGCAGACAGCATTGCCCGCGAGATGATCAAGGATCCGGGCCATCAGGTCCTTGGTGAAATGGATGTAAATCCGGTCAATGTGAAAGTGGAAGACCAGAAACCTCTTCACGACATCGGGCTTGCTATGGAGACAGGAGAGGCAAAGACTCCCTCTGTACCTGATTCATGGAGAGCGCATCTTGAAGAATACAGCCAGCAGCAGAAGGGATCTTCATCTTCCGGCACTGGAAAAAACTCTGAAACGATGCGGGAGACATTCCAGCCATCAGTAGGAAGCCGTGAAATCCTGTCGGATAAGCCATTCTTCAAGAGAGAAGATCAGGAAGATCATCAGGAGTCGAAAGATCAGAAAACGATTTCTGAAGGCGTCTTATTTGAATCAGAAAAAGAAGAAGCAGAAACGGTTATCCCTTTAGGACAGGTGGCAGACTGCTTCATTCTCTGCCAGCATGGGAAGGATCTTTTCATCATTGACCAGCATGCAGCGCATGAACGCGTTCGTTATGATAAGCTTGCAGAAAGAGCGGAAGGAATTCCTGTCCAGAAACTCCTGATTCCTCATCTGATCCATGTGGAGCCGGATGATATTCTGATTTTGCAGGATCATGAAAATGAACTGCTCAAGCTGGGCATTACATTTGAGCAGGCAGGACCTGATGTCATACGCGTGACCGGAGTGCCGGAGGATTTTGCAGATGATGAACTCCTTCGCGTCATAAGGGATATTTTAGTCGCCTATCACGATGAAGATATGGTTTCACCTGAAACGCTCCGCCACCGCATGATGGCCTATGCAGCATGCCGCGGCGCCATCAAGAGGGGAGATCCCTTGAATATCCGCCAGATGAAGGAACTGATTACAGATCTCTTCCACACGTCTCGCCCGTTTGTATGTCCGCATGGGAGACCGACGATTGTAAGATTCACACCTGAAGAACTGGGAAGGCTGTTCAAAAGGCCATGA
- a CDS encoding methionine gamma-lyase family protein, with protein sequence MNEKLQQVQEEALALCAPVFDEMKEISLYNTQKVLEAFRNHHLSAYHFAPSNGYGYGDPGREELEEIWKDIFKAESALVRPQFVSGTHALATVLLALLEPGDTMVSAVGAPYDTMQSVIGISGNAPGNLKSKGVHYKEVPLKNNTYDLEAITDAVDENTKLVEIQRSRGYMLRDSLFPSDIRKIIETVKAKNPNAICFVDNCYGEFTCKEEPIELGADITAGSLIKNAGGGLAPTGAYICGREDLVELCSYVWTAPGLGAEMGSYAASYRPFFEGLFLAPHITRQAMMSAEFCAAVFKVLGFDVVPEPGHLRTDLITAITLGSEENMCSFAEAVQNWSPVDSDAVPVPGPMPGYTDPIIMAAGTFVQGSTIEMSADGPVRPPYIMYFQGGLVFEHTMLAVMGAAEKILAARGGLED encoded by the coding sequence ATGAATGAAAAACTTCAACAGGTGCAGGAAGAAGCGCTCGCTCTTTGTGCGCCTGTTTTTGATGAAATGAAAGAGATTTCCTTATACAATACACAGAAAGTTCTGGAAGCATTCAGGAACCACCACCTCTCTGCTTATCACTTCGCTCCATCCAATGGCTATGGCTATGGGGATCCGGGCCGTGAAGAACTCGAGGAAATCTGGAAAGATATATTCAAGGCAGAAAGCGCCCTGGTCCGTCCGCAGTTTGTTTCAGGCACTCATGCGCTTGCTACCGTTCTCCTTGCGCTCCTCGAGCCGGGAGATACGATGGTATCTGCTGTAGGTGCTCCTTATGACACGATGCAGAGCGTCATCGGGATTTCCGGAAACGCACCGGGCAATCTTAAATCCAAGGGCGTTCATTATAAGGAAGTGCCTCTTAAGAACAACACTTACGATCTGGAAGCCATTACAGATGCTGTTGATGAAAATACAAAACTTGTAGAAATCCAGCGCTCCAGAGGGTACATGCTGAGAGATTCGCTTTTCCCATCCGACATCAGGAAAATCATCGAAACAGTCAAAGCAAAGAATCCAAATGCGATTTGCTTTGTCGATAACTGCTATGGCGAATTTACATGCAAGGAAGAACCGATCGAGCTTGGCGCTGATATTACGGCAGGTTCATTGATTAAAAACGCCGGCGGCGGACTTGCACCGACGGGTGCTTATATCTGCGGAAGAGAAGATCTTGTCGAGCTTTGCTCCTACGTCTGGACAGCTCCCGGACTTGGCGCAGAAATGGGATCCTATGCTGCTTCTTACCGCCCGTTCTTTGAAGGACTTTTCCTCGCTCCGCATATTACGCGTCAGGCAATGATGAGCGCCGAATTCTGCGCTGCTGTATTCAAGGTGCTCGGCTTTGACGTCGTTCCTGAACCGGGCCATCTAAGGACTGACCTTATTACAGCCATTACTTTGGGCTCTGAAGAAAATATGTGCAGCTTTGCCGAGGCCGTGCAGAACTGGTCTCCGGTTGATTCGGATGCCGTTCCTGTCCCGGGGCCCATGCCCGGATATACGGATCCGATCATTATGGCAGCAGGCACTTTCGTCCAGGGCTCTACAATCGAAATGTCAGCTGACGGCCCTGTAAGACCTCCGTACATCATGTACTTCCAAGGCGGTCTTGTTTTTGAACACACCATGCTTGCCGTAATGGGCGCTGCAGAGAAGATCCTCGCTGCCAGAGGCGGTCTCGAAGATTAA